Genomic DNA from Nostoc sp. C052:
CAGCAAGGGCGAGTTTCTGAATCTTGCTGGCTTGATAATCAGCGATTGCAAAAATCCAGGCATCCTTACAGCGTTTGTCGCTTACTTCGACTGTGCAGGCGATTTCGCTGTAGATTTGCTTGAGTCGGGCAATCGATTTCAGTTGCAGCTGTTGATGAGTGTAGATTTGGTATGTCATGATTGTTAAAGTTCCTAACGGGACAGAAAGCGCTCTAGATTCGCAGTCCGGGCGCTTTCTTTATATTTATACTGTATCCTCTCACTAGACATTTTGTCAAGTGTCACTCTACAATTTACATAGAATCTACGAAATGATTGAATAGAGAGGATTGTTCATGTCTATAGATGTGCAAATAGAACGGGTTATACGGGTTGATGCCCCTGGCATCGGAGCAAGAATTAAAGAAGCCAGAGAGCGAGATCCACGATCGGTAGAAGAATTGGCAAAAGCGGCCGATATGACTCGTGCTAATTGGTATCGGATTGAACGTGAAGAAAATGATGTTTTACCAGAACCAACCCTTCGCAAAATTGAAGAAGTTTTAGGCGTGGATTTTGGAGTGCGTTTTGATGATTAAGCCTGCCAGTGTCATTCCTCCTACTCTGTCTTCAGTTTCTGTTGACGAGTTATTACTAAAGGCACTGCGCTTGGCGCAATCGCAGTTAAGTCCCACACTCAAAACCTATTTGCAATCGGCTCTAAGCAAATGCGACTAAACCAAAAAGAGGTGGAGTAATGAATAAACCACCCCGTAAGCGCAACAAAGCCACCTCTGCCACATCTACCGATTCAACTTCAGCAGTTAACTCTGTAAACGAGGATATCTCCCAGCAAGTAGATCCAAGTTCAGCAACGATTACAGTTACTGCTGTTGAAGTAACAGAGTTGACCCAGGAGGAGCAAAGCGATCGCTTGCACTTGGAGAAGAAAGTGGAGCGGGCGTTTTTTGAAGCAGGAAAGGCTTTGATGGAACTTCGTGATCGCAGATTATATCGCTCTACGCACAAAACCTTTGAGGAGTATTGCCGTTCACGGTTTGGTTATACACGAATGGCAGCAACCTATAAAATTGCTGCGGCGACAGTTATGGAGAATTTGTCAACCATTGGTTTACAGAATGCGGAAATAACCACAGATGGTTTACAGTCTCCAAAAATGTCAACCATTGGTTTACAAAATGTCGAAATCTCCACAATTGGTTTACAAATACTGCCGACAAACGAACGTCAAATACGCCCCTTGGTTCCCCTAGAACCAGAAGTCCAGCGCACTGCATGGCAGCAGGCGGTGCAAGTTGCTGGTGGTAAAGTTCCCACAGGTAGAATTGTAAAAGATGTGGTGGATCGAATAATGGAGCGCACCAAAGCGCCAAATCCTTACCGTGTCGGAGAAGTGTGCCAAATCATTGCTAAGGATAATCCTGATTTACGAGGAAAAGGCGGGAATTGGTGTATTGTCAACCATGTAGGCGAGTTCAGCTGTACAGTGACAACGTGGAATGGACAATACACCGTGAGAATCGACCACTTGAAGCCACTGAACTACCTGGAGTCGGAATGTCAGCAGATGCAGGTGATTTGCGATCGCATCAGTAGGTTACGGGACAGTGGCAAGCTAGAAGCGCCAGCAGAGGCAGTTTTGAAGTGTTTAGGAGAACTGAAGCGCCCGTATTTGACTCAGTTTGAAGAAGAGCTTTTGAGTTTTATTGAACAGAAATGTCAAGTTGAGGATTAGTCGAGACGAGCTTTCCTGTCCAAAATACCGCTTCTTCCAAGACATCGGATATCCAAAACAGATACATCAAACAAACCCGGTGCTGTATTGGTGAGCGCTGGCTTCTATTCGTTACCTTATATCTACTGTTTCTCCAATATCTACTTTTGGAGGATAGTATGCAAATTGGAAGCTACTACCACTTTCCATTACCCTTCTCATTCTAATTTTTTCCATTGGTTTTTATTTAACTGATTAAAAGAATCAGTCTTCGATTTAACCTTTCCGTAGGTGTCTCAGCCTATTCCAAGTTCAGACTAATCTTCATACCCAAATTTTTAAAATCTGTTAAAGCTGATGGAATTGCCTTAACCACAGAGGGATCACTATTTTTATCATTTTTAGGTGGACGAACTAGTGAAATATATTCAGTTGCTTCCCAATTAAGCTGTAAAGTTTTAGGAAGTTTATCTAAAAGAAACTTTTTACCTTCTTGTGTCAACTTCCCTTTGTTGACTAAATTTTCATCAATAAAAGATTCGGTATCAACAGTAGGACGTAAACGGATACATGATTGTAGTTCATATATACCTTTTGCATCTAATTTTTCTCGAAAACAACCTAGAGATTTAATATACTCTAAATGGAATTTATCAAGCCAAAAAGATATAATTTTATTAGTAATTAATCCTGATGCATCACTTATAAATATCACGCAAATCAAATAACTATTATCTTGTGCAAGCATTAAATCAATATCTTGCTTTTTAATGGAAAACTTTACCCTCGTTTCTGGTCTTCCATTTGGCCCATCATAAAAGGTTTCTTCTTTAATGCGTCGAGATTTTATCTGGAGAGCATAAGGAGGTTGAATATTACGTTGTGTCCTATTACCTTTAAGAGATTGTTCTTTTTGGTTTGTTACTAATATATCAAAACCAAAATCAGCAGGTAGCTTAAAAGCCTCATACCCCGCCCCAAAAAGCCGACCCATAATGTAGTATTCAGCCTCGAAACCTAAATAAAGGCGATCAAAAAATTCCATATTATTTATAAGCAGTACTGCGTGCTATTATATACAAAATACAAAAATAGATAGACCGCATAAGGCCCCAATGCACATCGGTTGCCAAGGGGTTATCGGTTAGAGTTCAAGGTTGTCTGCGGGGGGTGATTGGGAAGCGGTTACTGGGCAATTGTCAGCGCAGTGAATAACTTTAGTTGCAGCGTGAGAATGTGGGATGGCGAGTATGCCGTTGGGTTGCAGCACATGAAGTCCTTCAACTACTTGCCTGCCGAGTGTGAGCAGATGCGGGTGATTTGCGATCGCATCAGTCGCGTGTATTCCGATTCGCTGGAGGAGACTGTCAAAAGTCTGTTGCAGTCGTTGGGGAAGGTAAATCGGCCTTATCTTACTGCTGTGGAAGAGAAATTGTTGAGTGTTGTGGAGTTGGAATATGGGAACGAGATAAAGTTTTAAGAATTATGGTCGTTTTTATATAGTAAGTGTGCGACAGGTTCTCGTTAGGCATCATGGTTGAAGTGTAATGCCAGATGCTCCTCATCAAAATATCTACCATCAATAAATAAAGCATTACGCTCTAAACCGAAACGCTCAAAACCCCGTGAGCTATAAAGAGAGGCGGCTGGTAAATTGTTTGTAGTGACCGTGAGAACGATCTGTCGCAGACCATTAAGCCGTCGAGCATGGGATAATGCCTCATCAAGAAGCGCGGCTCCAACACCTCGCCCTCGATTCTCAGGTAAAACATACATACTCCAGAGAGAACCAATGTGAACACGCTTCAAACGGTTCTCGCGTGAGAAGCCGAGCATACCAATAAGTTTGTCCGTGTCGCTAAAAGCACCGAAAATCCCGTTAGCAGAATTATCGTGAGGGCGAAGTCTGGCAGCAAAGTCGGCCAAAGAAAAACGGGATTCCTCCTCATAACTGGAAGCAAATGCTGTGGGCGAGTCTCTCAATGCTTGCAAACGTAGTTCGCGGTAAACGACGACATCTTGGGTGTTTAAAAATCTGATTTCCATAGATTTATGCACCATCTTTTAAATTAGTCTGGCACTTAATTAATTCAAAGAATTGCGAAATTTCTTTAGTCGAGCGAATATGATAAACATTTTTCATGCTTTGAGCCTGCTCGATATACTCACGATATTTTGGTGTCAAATATTTGTGACATAGCCAAAGTACGCGGTAGCTATTAAGCGAACTCCTCAATATTGGACTATTGTCAGGCCAGCCTGATGGCGGTTTAAAGTAACCTGTAATAAATCGTTTAGTTACCAGCCATCCATGCACATATAGAGGTAGATCGACATAAACCAGAGTATCTGCCTCGTTCAGTCTTAGCCAGAGAGTTTCCATGCAGCCAAACCCGTCAATAATCCATCGGTCAGTAGCTAAAATTTGCTGATGGACGCGCTTATAATCTTCATGTGGAACCTCAGTTCCCCCTGATTGATATTTAATCTTGTCCAAGATGTGAAGTGGTAAATCAGTAATTTGGGATAATCTTTTGCTTAGAGTTGATTTACCGCCTCCAGCATTGCCAAACACCGCTACTTTTTTCATTCCCACTCTCCTTTTAGGGCGATCAAGTTCAAGCTGGCACAAGTTTGTTACGAAAGAATAAGAGCTTTACTTATATTACCTTTATAATACAAAATATATTACAGAAAAAATGTATTACTTTGCCCTGTTATCATGCACTGTCAAAACCTGGGATGGGGAGTACACCCTTGGTTTGCAGCATCTTAAATCTTACAATTACCTGCCTGCCGAGTGTGAGCAGATGCGGGTGATTTGCGATCGCATCAGTCGGGTGTATTCCGATTCGCTGGAGGAGACAGTCAAAAGTCTGTTGCAGTTATTGGGGAAGGTGAATCGGGCTTATTTGACGACGTTGGAAGAGAAATTGTTGAGGGTCTTAGAATCAGAACACGGCGACGAGATAATCCGCTAAACAATTTTGGCAATTTGTGACATGAAGAAGATTTTGGACAGCTTTTGTCAGGAGAAGTTGGACAAGTTGTAAGCTGAAATACCTAAAACTTCGTTAAGGCATTAATCAAGCGATCACTTTTTTTGGAGAAAGAAAATGGACATAGTAACAAAAATGGGAGAAGAACATAGACGCAAGTCCATATAAATACTACTCCCAGGCAACTTTTCCCTTAAACTTGGATAACTTACCCACGTTGCGTAGCTTGCCGCCGTTCGCGTAGCGTCTCGTAGAAAAGGCATCGCTTGCTGCTGTAAGGATCACTAGCTGTTTACGTATCTTAACAATATATCCAGAAAATCTTTTGATTAAGCAGTTAGTCCTCAACAAGTGCTGCAATTGCAGCTACTAATTTTGAGGGGTCGGCTGGTTTAGTGATATGAAGTTGAAATCCAGCGGTTAAAACCTGTTTTTGTGTAGTTTCTGCGGCGTAAGCAGTTAGAGCGATAGCGGGAATCTGTCCACCTTGATTAGCAGGCATTGCTCGTAATTTTTTGATTAAAGCGTAGCCATCAACTTCTGGCATACCCAAATCGCTCAACAGTAGGTCTGGTTTTGACTGTGCAATTAGAGCGAGTGCTTCGTTGGCGGATGCTGCGCTCATCACGATTGCTCCGTTTTCTTCCAATAGGAAGGCAAGAAACTCACGGGTATCAGCATCATCATCCACAATTAATAAGCGTACCCCTTCTAGTGGAGCATGGAGCATACAGAATGGATAGGAATCGTCAGAGATATTCTGATCTTCAATTTTGAATTCTAGACTCTGTTGAAGCATTGGTAGGCAAACTGTAAATGTCGCGCCTTGTCCCTCACCAGGGCTTTGTGCCCAAACTCTACCACCATGCAACTCGACAAGTTGGCGCACAATCGCCAAACCAAGTCCTAATCCGCCATAACTTCGGCTTGTACTACTATCTGCCTGACGGAAATACTCGAATACGTGTGGCAGAAAATCAGGATTAATACCTTTACCCGTATCAATGATTCTGAGTTGTATCTGAGAATCAATCTGTTCTAAGTAGACTTCGACTTTTCCACCGGCTGGTGTGAATTTAATGGCGTTAGAGAGTAAATTCCAAACAACTTGTTGAAGACGACTACCATCACCTTTAACTTGTCCAATTTTTATATCTAGATCAAGATTAATTTGAATAGACTTTGCTTCTGCTGCCAAATGCACTGTCTCTAAGGCAGCTTCAATAATAAAAGCAAGATCAACAGTTTCTAAATTAAGTGCTAGCTTGCCTCGAAGAATGCGGGAGATATCCAACAGGTCTTCAATCAACTGAGCCTGGAGTAAAGCATTGCGTTCGATTGTCTCAAGGGCACGCACAGTAGTAGCTTCGTTTAATGAGCGGTTTTTCAGTAGCTTTGCCCAACCCAAAATTGGATTAAGAGGGGAACGAAGTTCATGAGAAACAATTGCCAAAAATTCATCTTTGATGCGGTTTGCTACTTCAGCAGCTTCTTGGGCTTTCTGGCGTTCTTCCGCTACTGCTAGTGCTTGATCTCGTAAGTTTTTATATTCCTGAACTCGAAAAGTTAAATCTGTGAAATCCTCAATTGAGAAAAGGGCATAAAACCTATTTCCGTCCATTGCAGGCACAGCAGTTACAGTTGTCTGCTGAATACGATATTTATTTTGAGATAGCGGTATAGGAATAACATATTTATGCAATTGAGAAGAAAAGATTGCAGGAGGGCCGCCTTGAAAAATTTGCTCTAAGCGACTACTATAACGAGGCTGATTTAAATGAGGAAAATATTCAAGAATTGAATTTCCTAAAATTTTACTTCGGGAAATTTTTGTCCATTCCTCCAAGCAGCAGTTCCAGAATAAAACAATGTAATCGGACTGTAGAACGAAAGCTCCTAAAGGAATTTTATCTAAAAGGCTAAATTGTTCATGAGCTTTTTCTATAATATTCATTATTTCGTCATCAGGATTTGAGCGGAAGATTTAAAGATTTTTATCTATCTTAGGTTAGAAAGTTTTCTAGATTACATGATTGCAATTTCATCATTAATTGCCTTGATAAGCGCATCAAATGTACCTACGTGAAAGATTAAAATAATATCCCCAATAATTTCTAGCTGTTCAATTATGAATCGAGCTTGTGCTAGCAAGATTTTGGAATCGCTTTCATAAGTAGATAATAATAAGTTTTCAATTGTATCTTCTAAGTAAACAGGTAATGTATAATTCACATGCTGCTTTAGCACATTACTAAGCGAACCCATCACCCCATTGATGACAATGTTACCAATTTCGCTCAGAGTGCCAATTTTCACCGCATCTAGATCAGCAGAACCTGGCTCTTCACCTGTAAGCACTGCAACTAGTGATGATGCACTGTCAGTAGGAAAAATCAAGCCAGCAGCACCAGAAAAAGAACCTGTAAAGCCTAGTCTTACAGATGCCAAGCTGTCATCATGGAATCGTGTTGCTAATTCCTGATAGGCTTCAGCAGCAGTTAATACTTTCACAAATGGAATTTTGAGACCAATGTGAGAGTCTACCATCTCATTCAGTAGACTTGCGGATCGACCAATTCCAATATTAATCAACTCTTGAAGTGCATCCAGTTGTTCTGCTGTTATATTCATCAAAACTTATTCCTTAGTATTAAGAACTTGCTGGACTGCCTTTCGCAATTCATTTTCTTTTGGTGGCTTATTAATAAAGTTAATAGCCCCAAGACTATAACTTTGATTGCGTGCCCCTTCTTGGATATCGGCTGAGATGATAATTGTGGGAATTTTTAATTCTTCATCTTGTAAAGCTTGCAGAAATTCAAACCCATTCATGTCTGGCATGAGTAAATCCGCTAACACACAATTTGGTTTGCGCTGGTGAACTAATTCTAATCCTTCACGCCCATTAGTTGCTTCTATAATTTCGTAACCATCAACTTGCAAATACTTTCGGATCATTCTGCGAGAAAAGGCTGCATCATCAATAATCAAAACCAATGTCATTATCTCTACCCCTTTGTGTTTTAGCTTAAGAATTGTTGATTGATTTCAGTTAAATAAATATTATTCAAATGATCTTTATACCATAAAAAATCATTTGAATAATGATTTTTTAAGTTGCTTAAGTTAAAAACATTTAAAATTCATCTGCTGAAAATATAATGGTATAAGGTGTTACTAAACTTTAGTTAAGTATTTGAAATTTCATCTAGGTCAAGCCTGGCTTTACGAAGCCAATGCAAAATTGTCGTGTGGTGAATATCTGTCACCCGCTCGATTTCTCGCAGACTCATGCCTTTAAGATGCATCTTGAGACACAATTGCTTGACATCGTTTGAGTAGCACCAAGCTTGGTAAGATTCGAGGAACTGACGACCACATTGTTTACATTTGTAACATTGTCTGCCTTTGCGAAAACCATTCTTGAAAGTTTGAGTTGAATAGCAACAAGGACATTGCATATTTATTACTTTACCATTAAAATAACATTATCTTTTCAGCATGAAACATCTAAACATTATTTGAAAGCCATATATTGCTGAAATTTTAAATTACCATTAAATTACCATGAACACAAAGGGTCTAATTTTTCACAGAAAAGGTAATGGAGCTAACTGAAATTAACGATGATATAGAAGCATTCCTAATTGAGAGCTATGAAAATCTGAATCAAATTGAACAAGATATTATTTGTCTCGATAAAGTATCAGAACAAGGAGAAGCTGTAGTTCGCATTTATCGATCACTCCACACAATTAAAGGAAACTGCGGCTTTTTACCGTTTCCCAAATTGGAATCACTTGCTCATGCTGGAGAAAATTTGCTCTCGTCTTTACGCGATCGCCAGCTAGCAATTACCCCCACGATCATCAATACTTTACTGCAAATACTTGACGGCATTCGGCAGATTCTGTCCCAAATTGAAGCAACCAGACATGAGGGCGATCGCGATTATTCAGCACTGATTACGACTTTAACTCAATTGCAGTTCACTGAGCAGCCGACCATCGCATCTGCTGCTAATCTGCAAGGGTCGCAGACCAATATTGATACTACGTATTTCCCTCACGAATTCCCTGAAATCTTAACCTTGAGAGCATCAGAATCTTCTCAGATCCGAGTTAATGTTAACCTGCTAGATCAGGTAATGAACCTAGTGGGTGAACTCGTTTTAACCCGTAATCAGGTGATTGGATTTAGTAACAAGTTTAAGGATAGTAGCTTTACTGCTACTTGCCAACACCTTAGTCTTCTGACATCCCAGTTGCAGGAAGAGATCGTGAAAACTCGGCTGCAATCAATTAGTACCATTTGGCAAAAGTTTCCTCGCGTAACGCGCGATTTGGCGATCGCTTCCGGTAAACAAGTTAAGGTTGACATGGAGGGAATAGATACTGAACTGGATAAAAGCATTATTGAAGCGATTAAAGACCCCTTGACTCACTTAGTACGCAACTGTATAGATCATGGCATTGAGTTACCAGCAGAGCGGACTGCTTGTGGAAAGTCATCTGTCGGGCGGTTATTTTTAAGAGCTTTTCATGAAAGTGGCAAAGTCAATATTGAAATTGGCGATGATGGTCGTGGTCTGGATTTAGAAAAACTCAAAAGGCGAGGGCAGCAACTTGGTTTAGTGAGTGCCGTAGAAGCCGCATCTATGAGTGAGTCGGAAGCGATAAACTTAATTTTCTTACCCGGCTTCTCTTCTTCAGAACAGGTGACAAACCTTTCTGGACGTGGAGTTGGGATGGATATTGTCAAGAGTAATATTGATAAAATTAATGGCACGATTGAAATTCATAGCCAGAAAGGACAAGGAACGACATTCAAAATTAAGATTCCCCTGACCTTGGCGATTATTCCCGCATTAATTGTCACCAGTGGCAGCGATCGCTATGCTATTCCCCAAGCAAGTATCCAAGAGCTAGTACGCCTAGAAGCACAGGCAGTTAATCAGATTGAGATGTTTTACGATGTACCTGTGTATCGCTTGCGGGACACTCTTGTACCATTAGTTTATTTAAATCAAGTATTACAAATACCCAATAGTGTTTCCAAATTGGAAATGTTCAGTCTAGTAATTGTGCAAGTTGATAACTATCAATTCGGATTAGTTGTGGACACAATTGAAGACATCCAAGACATTATGGTTAAACCTTTAGGGAAACAGTTAAAGGCGCAATCTTTATTTGCCGGAGCAACTATTCTAGGGGATGGCACAGTTACATTAATTATTGATGTTGTTGTTCTGGCGAACCGTTCTGGTGTAACCGCAAAACAAAAGCAGCAGTTATTGATTGAAAACGCCATAAAAGACCAAGATCAAATTATCGCTCGTCAAACAATACTATTGTTTGAGGGGCCCGAAGGCGCTCGTATGGGCATTCCATTGACTATTGCCTTTCGGCTTGAAGAAATTCTTTGCTCTGCGGTAGAGAAAGCAGGTAATCAGGATGTAGTACAATCCTACGGGAAAATTTTGCCGTTAATTGACCTGAACAAAGTGTTTTTCCGTAGTTATGAAAATGACCTCCACGAGCGGACTAAGGCAACTGTTGCAGAGACTCTCCAGATAGTGATTGTCTCACCCTCCTCAGAACTCAGTGTTGGGCTAGTGGTTGAGCGGATTCTTGACATTGTAGAAGAACCACTGACAATTACAGGTGTCTCTAGTAGACCAGGTGTGCTTTTGTGCGCTGTATTTCAGGGTCAAATTACAGAAATCCTTGACATTGAGGCTGTAATTCGCATTGCTAACCCTCATTTGCTGCAATTGATTACTAATGGCTGAACAACAAATTTGTACATTTTTTCTCAAAGGAGTTTATTTTGGTATTAACGTGCTACACGTTCAAGAAGTGATTCGCCCACAAGCAATAACTCGTATACCTTTAGCCCCACCAGATATCTGTGGTTTAATTAATTTACGTGGACAAATTATTACTGTAATCGATTTGCAACGCCGATTAGAGATGAGCGAACAACAGACACAATCAAATATAAAACTTGTAGATGAGTCACAGGGATTTAATATTATTGTAAGTTTTGAGGATGAAGTAGTCAGTCTGCTCGTCGATAATGTTGGTGATGTCTTAGAGTTTCCACAGAACACGTTTCAACTTCCACCTACAACCTTAAAAGGTAAAATGCGTTGGATGCTAGCAGGGGCTTACCCTCTCCTAGATGGATTTCTGCTAGTTTTAGATGCCGAAAAAATTCTAAATGTTAATTTGATAAATCACGTTACCGAGTAATTGAGGAGCGCCTTGCAATGACTACGAATCGGGCTGCAAGAACAGCCAACTCTAAATCTTCCTCAGAGGATAGTGTAGCTTCGGCGACTGATAATGGTGTCAAAAAAGAGCAACTGCAAGCGTTACTTTTAGCACTTAAGTCTGTAAAAAATGGTAATTTTAGCGTCCGTTTACCTGTCGAGGATAATGAACTAGGTGAAATTGTCTTGGTTTTTAATGAATTGGTAAG
This window encodes:
- a CDS encoding helix-turn-helix transcriptional regulator, which produces MSIDVQIERVIRVDAPGIGARIKEARERDPRSVEELAKAADMTRANWYRIEREENDVLPEPTLRKIEEVLGVDFGVRFDD
- a CDS encoding GNAT family N-acetyltransferase encodes the protein MVHKSMEIRFLNTQDVVVYRELRLQALRDSPTAFASSYEEESRFSLADFAARLRPHDNSANGIFGAFSDTDKLIGMLGFSRENRLKRVHIGSLWSMYVLPENRGRGVGAALLDEALSHARRLNGLRQIVLTVTTNNLPAASLYSSRGFERFGLERNALFIDGRYFDEEHLALHFNHDA
- a CDS encoding adenylate kinase; this translates as MKKVAVFGNAGGGKSTLSKRLSQITDLPLHILDKIKYQSGGTEVPHEDYKRVHQQILATDRWIIDGFGCMETLWLRLNEADTLVYVDLPLYVHGWLVTKRFITGYFKPPSGWPDNSPILRSSLNSYRVLWLCHKYLTPKYREYIEQAQSMKNVYHIRSTKEISQFFELIKCQTNLKDGA
- a CDS encoding ATP-binding protein is translated as MNIIEKAHEQFSLLDKIPLGAFVLQSDYIVLFWNCCLEEWTKISRSKILGNSILEYFPHLNQPRYSSRLEQIFQGGPPAIFSSQLHKYVIPIPLSQNKYRIQQTTVTAVPAMDGNRFYALFSIEDFTDLTFRVQEYKNLRDQALAVAEERQKAQEAAEVANRIKDEFLAIVSHELRSPLNPILGWAKLLKNRSLNEATTVRALETIERNALLQAQLIEDLLDISRILRGKLALNLETVDLAFIIEAALETVHLAAEAKSIQINLDLDIKIGQVKGDGSRLQQVVWNLLSNAIKFTPAGGKVEVYLEQIDSQIQLRIIDTGKGINPDFLPHVFEYFRQADSSTSRSYGGLGLGLAIVRQLVELHGGRVWAQSPGEGQGATFTVCLPMLQQSLEFKIEDQNISDDSYPFCMLHAPLEGVRLLIVDDDADTREFLAFLLEENGAIVMSAASANEALALIAQSKPDLLLSDLGMPEVDGYALIKKLRAMPANQGGQIPAIALTAYAAETTQKQVLTAGFQLHITKPADPSKLVAAIAALVED
- a CDS encoding chemotaxis protein CheX gives rise to the protein MNITAEQLDALQELINIGIGRSASLLNEMVDSHIGLKIPFVKVLTAAEAYQELATRFHDDSLASVRLGFTGSFSGAAGLIFPTDSASSLVAVLTGEEPGSADLDAVKIGTLSEIGNIVINGVMGSLSNVLKQHVNYTLPVYLEDTIENLLLSTYESDSKILLAQARFIIEQLEIIGDIILIFHVGTFDALIKAINDEIAIM
- a CDS encoding response regulator, encoding MTLVLIIDDAAFSRRMIRKYLQVDGYEIIEATNGREGLELVHQRKPNCVLADLLMPDMNGFEFLQALQDEELKIPTIIISADIQEGARNQSYSLGAINFINKPPKENELRKAVQQVLNTKE
- a CDS encoding chemotaxis protein CheA; the encoded protein is MELTEINDDIEAFLIESYENLNQIEQDIICLDKVSEQGEAVVRIYRSLHTIKGNCGFLPFPKLESLAHAGENLLSSLRDRQLAITPTIINTLLQILDGIRQILSQIEATRHEGDRDYSALITTLTQLQFTEQPTIASAANLQGSQTNIDTTYFPHEFPEILTLRASESSQIRVNVNLLDQVMNLVGELVLTRNQVIGFSNKFKDSSFTATCQHLSLLTSQLQEEIVKTRLQSISTIWQKFPRVTRDLAIASGKQVKVDMEGIDTELDKSIIEAIKDPLTHLVRNCIDHGIELPAERTACGKSSVGRLFLRAFHESGKVNIEIGDDGRGLDLEKLKRRGQQLGLVSAVEAASMSESEAINLIFLPGFSSSEQVTNLSGRGVGMDIVKSNIDKINGTIEIHSQKGQGTTFKIKIPLTLAIIPALIVTSGSDRYAIPQASIQELVRLEAQAVNQIEMFYDVPVYRLRDTLVPLVYLNQVLQIPNSVSKLEMFSLVIVQVDNYQFGLVVDTIEDIQDIMVKPLGKQLKAQSLFAGATILGDGTVTLIIDVVVLANRSGVTAKQKQQLLIENAIKDQDQIIARQTILLFEGPEGARMGIPLTIAFRLEEILCSAVEKAGNQDVVQSYGKILPLIDLNKVFFRSYENDLHERTKATVAETLQIVIVSPSSELSVGLVVERILDIVEEPLTITGVSSRPGVLLCAVFQGQITEILDIEAVIRIANPHLLQLITNG
- a CDS encoding chemotaxis protein CheW yields the protein MAEQQICTFFLKGVYFGINVLHVQEVIRPQAITRIPLAPPDICGLINLRGQIITVIDLQRRLEMSEQQTQSNIKLVDESQGFNIIVSFEDEVVSLLVDNVGDVLEFPQNTFQLPPTTLKGKMRWMLAGAYPLLDGFLLVLDAEKILNVNLINHVTE